Part of the Arthrobacter globiformis genome is shown below.
GGCTACACCCCGGGCACCGACATCGCCCTGGCCCTGGACGTCGCCTCCTCCGAGTTCTTCAAGGACGGTGCCTACCAGTTCGAAGGCAAGGCCCTGAGCGCCGCCGAGATGAGTGCCTACTACGCCGAACTCGTTGCCGATTACCCGCTGGTTTCCATCGAGGACCCGCTGGACGAGAACGACTGGGAAGGCTGGAAGATCCTCACCGACACCATCGGTGACAAGGTCCAGCTGGTGGGCGACGACCTGTTCGTCACCAACCCCGAGCGCCTGCAGCAGGGCATCGACGCCGCCACGGCCAACTCCCTGCTGGTCAAGGTCAACCAGATCGGCTCATTGACCGAAACCCTGGACGCCGTTTCCCTGGCCCAGCGCTCCGGTTACACCACCATCACCTCGCACCGCTCCGGCGAAACCGAGGACACCACGATCGCCGACATCGCCGTTGCCACCAACGCCGGCCAGATCAAGACCGGTGCCCCGGCCCGCTCCGAGCGCGTTGCCAAGTACAACCAGCTGCTGCGCATCGAAGAGGAACTCGACGACGCCGCACGCTACGCAGGCCGCAGCGCGTTCCCGCGTTTCAAGGCCTAGTAGCCAAAGAAACAGCTGACCGGTGGCTATGGTGGAAAGACCATAGCCACCGGTTTTGTTTTAGGCGCCCACACGTTACAGGAGTGTCATGGCTACCCGCCGTCCCAAAGTTCCCAGGGTGACCCCACCAGCACAGCAGCCCTCCGCCGGCTCTGCCGGGGGAGACGTTATCCAGGCGGACTTCCGCGGCCCCCGCTCGGCGCAAGCCACCCACGAAGCCGGAACGGGAACGGCACACGAGACCAAGGCAGCGGGCAGGGCCAACGGCGCTGGTATCCAATCTGGCGTTGCTGCGAAGACTGGCACGGGTTCCAGGGGCGCCACGGGCGCGAGTACCACAGGCGCCGGTGCGAAGGGCTCAGGTACGAGGGGCACCGGTTCAGAGGCTGGCGCTGCCCCAAAAGCTGGCGCGGGCACCCAGGCTAGCGCCGGAAAGACAGGCAGCAGCCGCGGAAAGTCCGGATCATCCGCCGTCACCGCCGGGGAAGACAACCTCGACCCTGTTCCTGCCAAGGCGTTCTCCGGCCGCATGCTGGCGCTGGCCGTGGTGATGGTTGCCATCACCATCATGCTGGCCCCCACCGTGAAGATCTTCATCGACAAGCGGGCAGAAATCGCGGCCCTGGAGTCGGACATCTCGGACAGCAAGGCGGACCAGGACAACCTCAAACGGCAGGTCTCGCGCTGGCAGGACCCCAACTATGTCAAGCAGCAGGCACGCGATCGCATTAACATGGTTATGCCGGGTGAGACCGGCTACTGGGTTTTCGGCAGCGACCTGCCGGCCGGCGCATCAGGCAGCCAGCCCAGTGCTGCAGAAACACAAGACCCCGCCGACGTGCCCTGGGTGGATTCCCTCTGGGAGTCCATCAGGCGCTCGGCAACAGACTAGGAGCGGCGCCCGCCGCGGGACTGCCTACCGGAATTTCGGGGCAGCCAGATCCGGGCAGGAAGGACGGCCACGCCAGTGGACGACAACACGGCAACCGCCCCCGGTGACGCCAGGCAGCCATCAGCACAGGACCTCGACGTGCTCAGCCGCCAGCTTGGGAGGCCGGTGCGCGACGTTGTGGAAATCCCGGCGCGCTGCGTCTGCGGGAACCCGCTTGTGGCCGCGACATCCCCGCGCCTCAGCAACGGAACTCCCTTCCCCACCACGTTCTACCTGACGCACCCCGTCATCACGTCAGCGGTCTCCCGGCTTGAGGCCGGCGGCCTCATGAACGACATGAATGACCGGCTTGCCGCCGACGAGTCCCTGGCAGCCTCCTACCAAGCGGCGCATGAGGCATACCTGGCTGCCCGTGCCGCCATCGGGGCACGGTCGGGGATCGGCGACGTCCCGGAGATCGACGGCGTCTCGGCGGGCGGCATGCCCACCCGAGTCAAGTGCCTGCACGTCCTGGTGGGACACTCGCTGGCCGCCGGTGCGGGCGTGAATCCGCTGGGCGACGAAGCCATCGCAGCCATCAGCGAATGGTGGACCGCCGACCGCTGCCACTGCGAGGGTGCATGGGACACGGCCGGCGAGGCGCCGTCCAGGGACCTCAGCCGCCACGGGCCGCAGGGACTGCCGGATATCGTCGGCCGGCCGGCGCCCGTCCGCAAATCCAAGACGGACGCAGCGGAGGCAGGCGCATGACCCGGGTGGCCGCCATCGACTGCGGAACCAACTCCATCCGCCTGCTCATCGCCGACATCGACCGCAGCAACGGCACCACGAAGCTCACCGACGTCGTGCGTGAAATGCGGGTGGTGCGGCTCGGCCAGGGCGTGGACGCCACCGGGGAGCTGGCGCCCGAAGCGCTGGAACGAACCTTCGCAGCCACGGCCGACTACGCGGCGCTCATCCGCGAGTACCAGGCCCAGAAAGTCCGGTTCGTGGCCACCTCGGCCAGCCGAGACGCCCGGAACCGCCAGGCGTTCGTGGACGGCATCCAGAACCTCATTGGGGTGGAGCCCGAGGTGATCACCGGCCACGAGGAAGCCGCGCTTTCCTTCGCCGGCGCCAGCAGCGTGCTCCCCATTTCGGCAGAGGACAAGGTGCTGGTGGTGGACCTGGGCGGCGGCAGCACGGAGTTCGTGCTCGGCGACGCCAGCGGCGTGATCGCCGCAAGGTCCGTGGACATCGGCTGCGTCAGGCTCACCGAACGCCACCTCACATCGGACCCCGCCCACGACGGAGCAGATCGCCGCCGCGGAGGCCGACGTCGACGCCGCCATCGCCGAAGCGCGACTGGACGTTCCGCTCGAACGCAGCACCGCCGTCGTCGGGGTTGCCGGCTCTATCACCACCATCACTGCGCACGCCCTCAGGCTGCCCGAATACCTGCCGGGGGCCATCCACGGCGCAGAACTGTCCATCTCCGCTGTCCAGGCCGCGGCCACCGATCTGCTGCAGATGACGCGGGCGCAGCGGGCGGAACTGCCGTACATGCACCCCGGCCGGGTGGACGTCATCGGCGCCGGCGCGCTGGTCTGGCGGCGCATCCTCACCCGCATGGGCGAGCTCAGCGGCGGCCGCATAATTACGGCCACCGCCAGTGAGCACGATATTCTGGACGGAATTGCCCTGAGTGCCGAGGCACCGAGTTAACCGAAAATTGGATTCTGAATGACCAGAGCAACAGCCCGGCTTCGCCGGACGGTCTCGGCCCTTCTGTCCGCGGTGCTTGCCGGTGGCATCGCCGCGTCCGCCGTCGCCACCGCACCGGCCGCGCAGGCCGATTCCTGGCGGGACAAGGAGTACTGGCTCAAGGAAGCCGGCATCACCAAGGCCTGGGAAGTCTCCAAAGGCGCCAACGTGAAGGTCGCTGTGATCGACAGCGGCGTGGACGGAAGCCATCCTGACCTCAAGGGCGTGCTGGCCGGCGGCCATGACGTTTCCGGTGCCGGCGCCCCCGACGGCGAGAAGAGCATCGGTGCCAAGCCCGAGCACGGCACACTCGTGGCCACCATGCTTGCGGGCCGCGGGCACCAGGCGCCGAAGAAGACGTCGGCCAGCTCCAAGCCCTCCCAGAACGCCACCGCGACGGCATCCAAAGCCATGCCGGACGGCATTATCGGCGTGGCGCCCGAGGCGCAGATCCTCTCCGTATCCACTTGGCTGGGATCGGCCAACCCTGGCGGCAAGAGCGACCAGGACCAGATCCCGGAGGCTGTGCGCTGGGCGGTGGACAGTGGCGCAAAGGTCATCAACATTTCGCTGGGCAGCACGTCGCCGGAGTGGCCGCAAAGCTGGGACGCCGCCTTTCTGTACGCCGAGCAGAAGGACGTGGTCATCGTGGCCGCGGCCGGTAACCGCGTCGGCGGCAACGTGCAGGTGGGGGCTCCGGCCACCATCCCCGGCGTGCTGACCGTTGCCGGCGTGGACCGGACCGGACAGGCGAGCACCGATTCCTCCTCCCAGGGCATCAGCATCGGCGTGGCCGCGCCGGCGGAGAAGCTCGCCGGCGGACTGCCCGGCGGCAGCTACGCGGAATGGGCCGGCACGTCCGGTGCCACCCCCATCGTCTCCGGCGTTGCGGCGCTGATCCGCTCCAAGTGGCCGGAGATGAGTGCCAAGCAGGTCATCAACAGGATCGTCTCCACCGCCAAGGACGAGGGCGCGCCGGGCAAGGACCCGCTGTACGGCTTCGGGGTCCTCAATGCGGAGGCTGCGCTCAAGGACGATGTGGCCGAAACGAAGGCCAACCCGCTGGGTTCCATCGCGGAGTGGATCCGTGTCCACCGGCGCGGGAACTTTGCCACTCCCGCGCCCGAGCCGACGGCAGGGGTGCCCACCCCGCAGGCTACGCTGCCCAAGGCGACGGTGCCGGTCGCCGTGCCGCCGTCACAGCTGGACAGTGCGTTGCCGGCGGCAGTGGTCATCGGGTTCGGCGCGCTCTTCATAGCCATTATTGCGGCGGGTGCTGTCCAGTTGAGGCGGGCCTATCGTGCGTCGGGCGGGGGAGTGGACGAGCCGGAGACTGGCGCGGTCACGAGGGTGGATCCGGCAGACCGGCCAAGTTAGTGAAGATTTTCACAAAGTACTGTATTCTGGAGTTATGGCAACCACCCCACAGCTCCAGGATCGTCCGCGTGTGCTCGTCGTCGGCGGCGGGTACGTCGGCCTCTACGTAGCCCTCAAACTGCAGAAGAAGATCGCGAACGCAGGCGGCATCGTCACTGTCGTTGATCCGCTGCCCTACATGACTTACCAGCCCTTCCTGCCGGAAGTTGCGGGCGGAAACATCGAGGCCCGCCACGCAGTGGTCTCGCACCGCCAGCACCTCAAGCAGAGCGAGCTCATCCAGGGCCGCGTCGTCTCCATTGACCACGCCAACCGCACGGCCGTGGTTGCCCCTGCTGACGGCGGCGACAACTTCGAGATGCCGTACTTCGACGTCGTGCTTTCCGCTGGCGCCATCACCCGCACGTTCCCCATCAAGGGCCTGGCGGACAAGGGCATCGGCCTGAAGACCATCGAGGAAGCCGTTGCGCTGCGCAACAAGGTCCTTGACCGCATCGAGGTCGGTTCCACCATGACCGACCCCGCCGAACGCGCCCGCGCCCTGACCTTCGTGGTGGTGGGTGGCGGCTTCGCCGGCATCGAGTGCATCACCGAAATGGAAGACCTCGCCCGCGCTGCGGTGAAGAACAACCCGCGCGTCAAGCAGGAGGAAATCCGCTTCGTCCTCGTAGAGGCCATGGGCCGCATCATGCCCGAGGTCACCGCGAAGCAGGCCGAATGGGTTGTGGAGCACCTCCG
Proteins encoded:
- a CDS encoding FtsB family cell division protein, with the translated sequence MATRRPKVPRVTPPAQQPSAGSAGGDVIQADFRGPRSAQATHEAGTGTAHETKAAGRANGAGIQSGVAAKTGTGSRGATGASTTGAGAKGSGTRGTGSEAGAAPKAGAGTQASAGKTGSSRGKSGSSAVTAGEDNLDPVPAKAFSGRMLALAVVMVAITIMLAPTVKIFIDKRAEIAALESDISDSKADQDNLKRQVSRWQDPNYVKQQARDRINMVMPGETGYWVFGSDLPAGASGSQPSAAETQDPADVPWVDSLWESIRRSATD
- a CDS encoding DUF501 domain-containing protein gives rise to the protein MDDNTATAPGDARQPSAQDLDVLSRQLGRPVRDVVEIPARCVCGNPLVAATSPRLSNGTPFPTTFYLTHPVITSAVSRLEAGGLMNDMNDRLAADESLAASYQAAHEAYLAARAAIGARSGIGDVPEIDGVSAGGMPTRVKCLHVLVGHSLAAGAGVNPLGDEAIAAISEWWTADRCHCEGAWDTAGEAPSRDLSRHGPQGLPDIVGRPAPVRKSKTDAAEAGA
- a CDS encoding S8 family serine peptidase is translated as MTRATARLRRTVSALLSAVLAGGIAASAVATAPAAQADSWRDKEYWLKEAGITKAWEVSKGANVKVAVIDSGVDGSHPDLKGVLAGGHDVSGAGAPDGEKSIGAKPEHGTLVATMLAGRGHQAPKKTSASSKPSQNATATASKAMPDGIIGVAPEAQILSVSTWLGSANPGGKSDQDQIPEAVRWAVDSGAKVINISLGSTSPEWPQSWDAAFLYAEQKDVVIVAAAGNRVGGNVQVGAPATIPGVLTVAGVDRTGQASTDSSSQGISIGVAAPAEKLAGGLPGGSYAEWAGTSGATPIVSGVAALIRSKWPEMSAKQVINRIVSTAKDEGAPGKDPLYGFGVLNAEAALKDDVAETKANPLGSIAEWIRVHRRGNFATPAPEPTAGVPTPQATLPKATVPVAVPPSQLDSALPAAVVIGFGALFIAIIAAGAVQLRRAYRASGGGVDEPETGAVTRVDPADRPS